In one window of Rhizobium glycinendophyticum DNA:
- a CDS encoding winged helix-turn-helix transcriptional regulator, whose protein sequence is MSNRLKRKGRAKFLMVEGFVFTSKAFRSLSTVERAAYLELKWRYDGFNNGRIVLSCRELAEALNVSKETASRAIRALCAKNFVEPVKQSTFNLKTKTATEWRLAEYKCDVTGELPSKQFMRWPEKNTVSSQGQTVSPEGQPAQKMGGIRA, encoded by the coding sequence ATGAGCAATCGTCTCAAACGAAAGGGACGTGCGAAGTTTCTCATGGTTGAGGGGTTTGTCTTCACCTCGAAGGCTTTCAGAAGCCTGAGCACGGTGGAGCGAGCCGCATATCTCGAACTGAAGTGGCGTTATGACGGCTTCAACAACGGGCGCATAGTGCTGTCCTGCAGAGAGCTCGCTGAGGCGCTAAACGTCTCGAAGGAAACCGCGTCACGCGCCATCCGGGCCCTGTGTGCGAAAAACTTTGTCGAGCCGGTGAAGCAATCGACATTCAACCTCAAAACCAAAACAGCAACGGAATGGCGCCTTGCTGAGTACAAGTGTGACGTGACCGGAGAGCTCCCCTCCAAGCAATTCATGCGGTGGCCCGAAAAAAACACGGTGTCATCACAAGGACAGACAGTGTCACCAGAGGGACAGCCAGCCCAGAAAATGGGAGGGATTCGAGCATGA
- a CDS encoding phage tail assembly protein produces MDTIVKAVTAAEIQAFEARKQKVPATQITPAGFEGSKRVPLTVPVQFDGKMYEAINLRRLKGRDFTALQRLGDDEDMGLLSLISDAPAEVLAELDGDDFMLVSEAAKDFLPRKLREAAEQISGNGPSSQP; encoded by the coding sequence ATGGACACGATCGTGAAAGCCGTAACGGCAGCGGAAATTCAGGCCTTTGAGGCTCGTAAGCAGAAGGTCCCGGCGACACAGATCACGCCCGCCGGCTTCGAGGGCTCGAAGCGTGTGCCGCTCACCGTCCCGGTCCAGTTCGACGGCAAGATGTATGAAGCGATCAATCTGCGTCGGTTGAAAGGTCGCGACTTCACCGCTCTGCAGCGCCTGGGCGACGACGAAGACATGGGCTTGCTCAGCCTGATTTCCGACGCCCCCGCCGAAGTTCTGGCCGAATTGGACGGGGACGATTTCATGCTCGTGTCGGAGGCAGCCAAGGATTTTTTGCCCCGAAAACTTCGCGAGGCAGCCGAGCAGATTTCCGGCAATGGCCCCAGCTCGCAGCCCTGA
- a CDS encoding phage tail tape measure protein has product MDSATTAAAFAAGLFVPIRAASRLEDAMADVAKVTDLSDQALASLRSRLIQISRETPLSAEELANLTAELAKAGVASVDLERMTLIAAKSATAWGISGPEAATNLAKIKTALGLSIAESERFADQVNVLSDATASTAPDLLDFSRRVGSLGKQYGFSTEQVLAFGSAMISSGATSETAATGFQAVGRALVKGKAATKSQEDALGRLGLTATGVAKGMANNALGTVQDVFQRIRELPQEEKASIANMLFGDEARTALALIENTDTLANSLKVLGDEGHVAGSVLREFEKRISTTSGRVRQLRNRAMAAAIAFGNSLLPTIQDSADALGGYADRASSFIEQNQELTKRVTLTAAGMVGLRLAATGARAAVYGILRPTNLLIAGLGFLAYKNFDSIQGLLTDLQALGSDLGKTAFAQQFLEGAGRSLELIGTGAQKAVAALRELSSEGSALRAWLDSADGAGWGAALGSIAVGLGGVLAATAILGRVIRPIAALVRLVGKLASFGAGLRGTSEGLKAVAAAGGAAGAAKAAGAAAGAVADAGEGRKGGGLMKWLGRGLSAWSAFELVNAIPSDPKELQKFMAANKARSEGWNRWLEENIGTPRSLVGVPDRAAAAPPSVSAQLATDNARNARASGMRGTTDMMPGKTADDLALNVQAPVDAPINIQLNGVMLPEVLETVRATAREVVARTMSEMQSALSQQLNRSQQTAFGGVKPYGD; this is encoded by the coding sequence ATGGACTCAGCGACAACGGCTGCAGCATTTGCCGCGGGTCTCTTCGTGCCTATCCGGGCAGCGTCCCGCCTTGAGGACGCAATGGCAGACGTCGCAAAGGTGACGGACCTCAGCGATCAGGCACTCGCCTCCCTCCGGTCAAGGCTTATCCAAATCTCCCGCGAAACGCCTCTCAGCGCGGAGGAACTGGCGAACCTGACGGCGGAACTTGCTAAGGCTGGCGTGGCTTCGGTTGACCTTGAGCGGATGACTCTAATCGCTGCCAAGTCGGCAACGGCCTGGGGTATCAGCGGACCGGAAGCCGCGACGAACCTCGCAAAGATCAAAACCGCGCTCGGTCTCAGCATTGCGGAATCCGAACGCTTCGCTGATCAGGTTAATGTACTGTCTGATGCGACGGCTTCCACGGCTCCCGATCTGCTCGATTTCAGCCGGCGCGTCGGCTCGCTCGGCAAACAATATGGATTCAGCACGGAACAGGTGCTGGCCTTCGGTTCGGCGATGATCTCTTCCGGCGCCACCTCTGAGACAGCTGCAACAGGGTTTCAGGCCGTCGGTCGAGCACTGGTCAAAGGCAAGGCCGCGACCAAGAGCCAGGAGGACGCGCTGGGGCGGCTGGGGCTCACTGCGACGGGCGTTGCCAAGGGAATGGCCAACAACGCGCTCGGCACGGTGCAGGACGTATTCCAGCGGATTCGCGAACTCCCTCAGGAGGAGAAAGCATCGATCGCCAACATGCTTTTTGGTGACGAGGCTCGAACGGCGCTCGCCTTGATCGAAAACACAGACACCCTAGCGAATTCACTCAAGGTGCTTGGAGACGAGGGCCACGTTGCGGGGTCGGTCCTCAGGGAGTTTGAAAAACGAATCAGCACGACGAGCGGAAGGGTTCGGCAACTGCGGAACCGCGCCATGGCGGCGGCAATCGCGTTCGGCAATAGCTTGTTGCCAACCATCCAGGATAGCGCGGACGCTCTCGGAGGGTATGCCGATCGGGCCTCTAGCTTCATTGAACAGAATCAGGAGCTAACCAAGCGCGTGACCTTGACAGCTGCCGGAATGGTCGGGCTCCGCCTTGCCGCGACCGGTGCACGGGCTGCGGTTTACGGCATTTTGAGGCCGACGAATCTGCTGATCGCTGGGCTCGGTTTTCTCGCTTACAAGAATTTCGACAGCATCCAAGGGCTGCTTACCGATCTCCAGGCGCTCGGGTCCGATCTCGGCAAAACCGCATTCGCGCAACAGTTCCTTGAGGGGGCTGGCCGGTCGCTCGAGCTGATCGGAACCGGCGCACAAAAGGCCGTGGCCGCTCTCCGCGAATTGTCCTCTGAGGGCTCCGCGCTCCGCGCTTGGCTCGACAGTGCCGACGGCGCTGGCTGGGGTGCCGCACTGGGATCGATCGCCGTCGGCTTGGGCGGCGTATTGGCTGCTACGGCTATCTTGGGGCGCGTCATCCGGCCAATCGCTGCGCTCGTCCGCCTTGTCGGCAAGCTGGCAAGCTTTGGGGCAGGTCTACGGGGTACGTCTGAGGGGCTGAAGGCGGTCGCGGCGGCCGGCGGTGCTGCTGGCGCTGCAAAGGCCGCTGGCGCCGCTGCAGGGGCGGTTGCTGACGCGGGTGAAGGGCGGAAAGGCGGCGGTCTCATGAAATGGCTTGGCCGGGGCCTGTCCGCGTGGTCGGCCTTTGAATTGGTCAACGCTATCCCCAGCGATCCGAAAGAGCTGCAGAAGTTCATGGCCGCGAACAAGGCGCGATCCGAAGGCTGGAACCGCTGGCTTGAGGAGAACATTGGTACGCCTCGAAGCTTGGTTGGTGTCCCCGATCGGGCGGCGGCGGCTCCACCCTCGGTCTCTGCCCAGCTCGCGACCGACAATGCTCGCAATGCTCGTGCCTCGGGGATGCGCGGCACAACGGACATGATGCCCGGAAAGACGGCCGACGATCTGGCTTTGAACGTGCAGGCGCCGGTTGATGCCCCAATCAACATCCAGCTAAACGGGGTGATGCTGCCCGAGGTGTTGGAAACCGTGCGGGCGACGGCCCGGGAGGTAGTAGCGCGGACTATGTCAGAGATGCAGTCGGCGCTGTCTCAACAGCTCAACCGGTCGCAACAGACGGCATTCGGCGGGGTCAAACCCTACGGAGATTAA
- a CDS encoding D-alanyl-D-alanine carboxypeptidase family protein produces the protein MSTKCPGRFSARAALGKVAVVAALVAVAVPSVAAANPIVVVDVASGRVIAHQEAFRKWYPASLTKLMTAYVTFQAIRSGKVSLDTVVVMSKHATDQPASKMYFKPGSKLTLDSALKLLLVKSANDIAVAISETVGGTEGAFVARMNAEAQRLGMSSSRFINPNGLPGKGQYTTARDLALLAAAIRREFPEHAGYFSLEGVTTGKKDYPNYNMLIGRFPGADGMKTGFICASGFNQVSSATRNGRTVISVVLGADSLGARADMSADLLQKALTTNTAGNRLDALAPYGEGQDQVADISADICNPKAAAVRSEGRDEAGRMKLLSPYIREMDHPPVMSFAGLIPGSAPVDSKKVPAGEIANVPIPKPRPNM, from the coding sequence GTGTCAACGAAGTGCCCGGGCAGGTTTTCCGCCAGAGCAGCCCTCGGTAAAGTGGCCGTCGTCGCAGCCCTCGTCGCGGTTGCCGTCCCAAGTGTCGCTGCCGCCAATCCGATCGTGGTGGTGGATGTCGCGAGCGGTCGGGTGATCGCGCATCAGGAAGCCTTCCGCAAATGGTATCCGGCCTCGCTCACCAAGCTGATGACGGCCTATGTGACCTTCCAGGCGATCCGCAGCGGAAAGGTATCGCTCGATACCGTCGTGGTGATGAGCAAACATGCGACCGACCAGCCGGCCAGCAAGATGTATTTCAAGCCGGGCTCGAAGCTGACGCTCGACAGCGCCCTGAAGCTTTTGCTGGTGAAGTCGGCCAATGACATTGCCGTGGCGATCTCCGAAACTGTCGGTGGTACGGAAGGGGCGTTCGTCGCACGGATGAATGCCGAGGCGCAGCGGCTTGGCATGAGCTCCAGCCGTTTCATCAATCCGAACGGGTTGCCGGGCAAGGGGCAGTACACGACAGCCCGCGATCTTGCGCTTCTCGCCGCCGCCATCCGGCGCGAATTCCCGGAACATGCCGGGTATTTTTCGCTCGAGGGTGTGACGACCGGCAAGAAGGACTATCCGAACTACAATATGCTGATTGGCCGCTTCCCGGGGGCTGACGGAATGAAGACCGGCTTCATCTGTGCCTCCGGTTTCAATCAGGTCTCGTCTGCAACACGCAACGGACGCACGGTCATCTCCGTCGTTCTGGGTGCGGACAGCTTGGGTGCGCGCGCCGATATGTCCGCCGATCTCCTGCAGAAGGCCCTGACGACGAACACCGCCGGCAATCGGCTGGATGCACTCGCTCCCTATGGCGAGGGACAGGATCAGGTCGCCGATATCAGCGCCGACATCTGTAACCCGAAGGCCGCCGCCGTGCGCAGCGAAGGCCGCGATGAAGCGGGGCGGATGAAGCTTCTCTCACCCTATATCCGAGAAATGGACCACCCGCCGGTCATGAGCTTTGCCGGATTGATCCCCGGCAGCGCGCCGGTCGATTCGAAGAAAGTGCCGGCGGGGGAGATCGCCAACGTGCCGATCCCCAAGCCGCGGCCGAACATGTAA
- a CDS encoding sigma-70 family RNA polymerase sigma factor encodes MNTRTRTRRAELAAHSEVVELIPALRAFARTFCPKPEEADDLVQETLTKALANLDKFEPGTRLKSWLFTIMRNTFCTRFKKSSRETVGLPEGVSARLTTEATQEWTVQADEVRRALDRLPEHHREMLVLIVMLGERYEDAAEICGCAVGTVKSRLSRARQQLRRELGEMGTDSPVG; translated from the coding sequence TTGAACACCCGCACCCGCACACGCAGAGCCGAGCTTGCCGCACATTCCGAGGTCGTGGAACTCATTCCGGCGCTGCGGGCCTTTGCGCGAACATTTTGCCCAAAGCCCGAAGAGGCCGACGATCTCGTCCAGGAAACGTTGACCAAGGCGCTCGCCAATCTCGACAAATTTGAGCCGGGCACGCGACTGAAATCCTGGCTCTTCACCATTATGCGCAATACCTTCTGTACAAGGTTCAAGAAGAGTAGTCGCGAGACCGTTGGCCTGCCGGAAGGTGTCAGCGCAAGACTGACGACGGAAGCCACACAGGAATGGACCGTGCAGGCCGATGAAGTTCGCCGTGCGCTGGATCGTCTTCCAGAACATCACCGCGAAATGCTGGTCTTGATCGTCATGCTGGGTGAGCGTTACGAAGATGCGGCCGAGATTTGCGGCTGCGCTGTCGGGACGGTCAAAAGCCGACTGAGCCGCGCGCGGCAACAGCTTCGCCGGGAGCTTGGCGAAATGGGCACCGACAGTCCGGTCGGCTGA
- a CDS encoding Arc family DNA-binding protein has translation MGVNRSNIDQYQLRLPPGLRERIKAAAEASGRSMNTEIVFRLEESLGEASSEPAAMGTEIRRLQAENETLRWNFEVLAKELAGPAGENREEVIRLLTALRILGRNVA, from the coding sequence ATGGGCGTCAATAGATCGAACATCGACCAGTACCAGTTGCGACTCCCCCCGGGCCTGCGGGAGCGGATAAAAGCCGCAGCAGAGGCTAGCGGGCGGAGCATGAACACTGAGATTGTCTTTCGCCTTGAAGAGAGTTTGGGCGAGGCTTCCAGCGAGCCTGCTGCAATGGGAACAGAGATTAGGAGGCTACAGGCCGAAAACGAGACACTGCGGTGGAATTTCGAGGTGCTTGCTAAGGAGTTGGCCGGACCAGCCGGGGAGAACCGTGAAGAGGTTATCCGGCTGCTGACTGCACTCCGTATCTTGGGACGGAATGTTGCATAA
- a CDS encoding M20 aminoacylase family protein: MPILNRASELQSEATAWRRHLHANPEILYDVETTAAFVAEKLQEFGVDEIVTGIGRTGVVGIIKGMGAGPTVGLRADMDALPLDEITGKAWASTTPGRMHACGHDGHMAMLLGAAKHLAETRNFAGRVAVIFQPAEEGGRGALAMVEDGMMDRFDISEVYGMHNMPGKKAGSFAIRKGGIMAAPDKFSLKITGRGGHAAEPHNTSDTIVIGAQIVSALQTIAARNANPLRSVVVSVTQFHAGTTHNIIPEEAFISGTVRSLDEEVRDLAERRIGELAAGIAAAHGAQVEYDYERACPVTVNHPKETEYAARAAIDVVGPDDVDTEVDPSMAGEDFAFMLQSRPGAYIMIGNGDTAGLHNPSYDFNDDILAAGISYWVRLAEQRLPH; the protein is encoded by the coding sequence ATGCCGATACTGAACCGTGCCTCCGAACTCCAGTCGGAGGCCACCGCGTGGCGTCGCCATCTGCATGCCAATCCCGAAATTCTCTATGACGTCGAAACCACCGCAGCCTTCGTCGCGGAAAAACTGCAGGAATTCGGCGTTGACGAGATCGTGACCGGCATCGGCCGTACCGGCGTGGTCGGCATCATCAAGGGGATGGGCGCAGGCCCGACAGTCGGACTACGTGCCGACATGGATGCCCTGCCGCTCGACGAGATCACCGGAAAGGCTTGGGCCTCCACGACACCCGGCCGCATGCACGCCTGCGGCCATGACGGCCATATGGCGATGCTCTTGGGCGCGGCCAAACACCTGGCGGAAACCCGCAACTTCGCCGGCCGCGTTGCCGTCATCTTCCAGCCGGCCGAAGAGGGAGGGCGCGGCGCGCTCGCCATGGTCGAGGACGGCATGATGGATCGCTTCGACATCTCGGAGGTCTACGGCATGCACAACATGCCGGGTAAAAAGGCCGGCAGCTTCGCCATCCGCAAGGGCGGCATCATGGCGGCTCCCGACAAGTTTTCCCTGAAGATCACCGGTCGCGGCGGCCATGCGGCCGAGCCGCACAACACGAGTGATACGATCGTCATCGGTGCACAGATCGTCAGTGCATTGCAGACGATTGCCGCCCGCAATGCCAACCCGTTGCGCTCCGTCGTCGTGTCCGTCACCCAGTTTCATGCCGGCACAACGCACAACATCATCCCCGAAGAGGCTTTCATCTCCGGCACCGTGCGATCGCTCGACGAGGAGGTACGCGATCTTGCGGAACGACGCATTGGCGAACTGGCAGCAGGCATCGCTGCGGCGCATGGGGCGCAGGTCGAATACGACTACGAACGCGCCTGCCCGGTGACCGTCAATCATCCGAAGGAAACCGAATACGCCGCCAGGGCTGCGATCGATGTCGTCGGCCCTGATGACGTCGACACCGAGGTAGACCCGAGCATGGCCGGCGAAGACTTTGCCTTCATGCTGCAATCGCGTCCCGGCGCTTATATCATGATCGGCAATGGCGACACGGCAGGGCTGCACAACCCGTCTTACGATTTCAACGACGACATCCTGGCAGCAGGCATTTCGTATTGGGTGCGCCTCGCCGAACAGCGCCTTCCGCACTGA
- a CDS encoding DUF6074 family protein: MTIRQAPPTCAVIPMPTTERTRKDKHWATKDAAIVLPFPPSRRLAKVLDVAQKLAKCRTRRHRSYYAEQTRLTVIGVLTRRGVTEVLAIREADRFMQSVIAECARIHKTGETA; encoded by the coding sequence ATGACTATTCGACAGGCACCACCGACCTGCGCTGTTATCCCGATGCCCACCACTGAGCGCACCAGAAAGGATAAGCACTGGGCGACGAAGGACGCTGCAATTGTCCTACCCTTCCCGCCCTCAAGACGGCTGGCGAAGGTTCTGGACGTCGCTCAGAAGTTGGCGAAGTGCCGAACCCGCCGCCATCGATCTTACTACGCCGAGCAGACCCGTCTGACCGTGATCGGAGTCCTGACCCGTCGCGGAGTCACTGAGGTGCTGGCGATCAGAGAGGCCGATCGCTTCATGCAATCCGTGATCGCAGAGTGCGCCCGCATCCACAAAACTGGAGAAACAGCATGA
- a CDS encoding helix-turn-helix domain-containing protein has protein sequence MKKHAVSSAPLDLIWGAAEIAQLIGRSERAVFGMLENGELPAKKVSGRWVIERSKLIAFFMGETA, from the coding sequence ATGAAGAAACATGCAGTTAGTAGCGCTCCTCTCGATTTGATCTGGGGCGCCGCTGAGATCGCTCAGCTGATAGGCCGATCGGAGCGGGCAGTCTTTGGTATGCTGGAAAATGGTGAGCTGCCCGCGAAGAAGGTCAGCGGTCGGTGGGTTATTGAGCGCTCCAAACTGATCGCTTTTTTTATGGGGGAAACGGCATGA
- a CDS encoding tyrosine-type recombinase/integrase, with translation MSIRKREWTSPKGEKKSAWVVDYFDAGGNRRLKTFKLKKEADAFAASAKVEIRDGVHVADSASVTVEEAGKLWLKSARAANRERATIEDYERHLRIHITPIIGATKLPGLSIAKVRAFEDKLRESGRSPAMVKKVLVSLGGLLADAQERGLVARNVVRDMKGRRGAGEKRQDKRQRGRLKVGVDIPARDEVKALIGSLQGRWRPLFLTAAFCGLRASELRGLRWQDVDIERKEIRVHQRADRFNDIGRPKSETSERTVPAPPMVINALKEWKLACPKGPSGLDLVFPNGQGKVEQLNNILRRGLHPAWIAAGVTSTREGEDGALIVGPKYTGMHCLRHFFASWCINRKEDGGLGLTPKMVQERMGHSTIALTMDRYSHLFPRNDDADELAAAEQAFMA, from the coding sequence ATGAGTATCCGCAAGCGCGAATGGACCAGCCCCAAAGGCGAGAAGAAATCGGCATGGGTGGTCGACTACTTTGACGCTGGCGGCAACCGCCGGCTGAAGACGTTCAAGCTGAAGAAGGAGGCCGACGCGTTCGCGGCTTCGGCAAAGGTCGAGATCCGTGACGGGGTCCATGTCGCCGACAGCGCCAGTGTCACAGTCGAGGAAGCGGGTAAACTCTGGCTGAAAAGCGCACGGGCTGCCAACCGCGAGCGCGCCACGATCGAAGACTATGAGCGGCATCTGCGGATCCACATCACCCCCATCATCGGCGCGACAAAGCTGCCAGGGCTCTCGATCGCCAAGGTGCGGGCATTCGAGGACAAGCTACGAGAGAGCGGCCGATCGCCGGCCATGGTGAAGAAGGTTCTGGTGAGCCTGGGCGGTCTGCTGGCTGATGCACAAGAGCGCGGCCTTGTCGCCCGGAACGTGGTTCGGGACATGAAGGGCCGGCGGGGAGCGGGAGAAAAGCGCCAGGACAAGCGCCAAAGAGGGCGATTGAAGGTCGGTGTCGACATTCCGGCCCGTGATGAGGTGAAGGCACTGATCGGTTCATTACAGGGCCGGTGGAGGCCTCTTTTCCTGACAGCGGCCTTCTGTGGGCTGAGAGCTTCCGAGCTGCGCGGCCTGCGGTGGCAGGACGTGGATATCGAGCGGAAAGAGATCCGGGTCCACCAGCGCGCCGACCGGTTCAATGACATCGGCCGGCCGAAGTCGGAGACGAGCGAGCGCACGGTCCCGGCGCCGCCAATGGTCATCAATGCCTTGAAGGAATGGAAACTTGCCTGCCCCAAGGGTCCGTCCGGCCTCGACCTGGTGTTTCCGAACGGACAGGGCAAGGTCGAGCAATTGAACAACATCCTGCGGCGAGGCCTGCACCCTGCGTGGATCGCGGCCGGCGTGACGTCGACGAGAGAGGGCGAGGACGGCGCGCTGATCGTGGGCCCGAAATACACCGGCATGCACTGCCTGAGGCACTTCTTCGCCTCCTGGTGCATCAATCGGAAGGAAGACGGCGGGCTCGGCTTGACGCCGAAGATGGTGCAAGAGCGCATGGGACACTCAACCATAGCGCTCACAATGGACCGCTATTCGCACCTGTTTCCGAGGAATGATGATGCGGATGAACTGGCTGCAGCCGAGCAAGCCTTTATGGCCTGA
- a CDS encoding pyocin activator PrtN family protein, giving the protein MKTAFLLMAQYDGKAIISVDEVCRDYFRHLTPAKFIRKVDAGEIELPMIRLEKSQKAAKGVHLQDLADYIDTQRRAAQLDLLKLSRRANGQNSEK; this is encoded by the coding sequence ATGAAAACTGCGTTCCTCCTCATGGCCCAGTACGATGGCAAGGCGATCATCTCCGTGGATGAAGTTTGTCGCGACTACTTCCGCCACCTCACCCCGGCGAAGTTCATTCGCAAGGTGGATGCTGGCGAGATCGAACTACCGATGATCAGGCTGGAGAAAAGCCAAAAGGCAGCGAAGGGAGTCCACTTACAGGACCTCGCTGACTACATCGACACGCAGCGCAGAGCGGCGCAACTAGACTTATTGAAATTGTCGCGCAGGGCAAACGGCCAAAATTCGGAGAAATGA
- a CDS encoding prohead protease/major capsid protein fusion protein yields the protein MTDTILHRALPAGSTTLDLEARTVEIIFATEQPVRRRSPWEGQYDEILVVTAAAIDAGRMGNMSVLDSHRAGSLADRLGSVVPQSLKIARGEARCTIRLSRSEKAELLLQDLRDGHTLPISVGYRIHEEKRTEAPSGGVATVRATKWEPLEISFVPIPADAGAMTRELENEGNTDMTDTQTAPQTRAERKRVTEITNLARSAKIDLGDELVTTAIAEGTSLDGFRAAMLDHLIAKEEQSPTFPISETRGMRQQRSFAAAAVDALMIRIDHRHKPETDARELVGLTVPEIARRCIENLGESTHGLTPASLVTRALHSTSDFPEIMSNLAGKTLQAEFAQTPAALKAVSRQSSARDFKAKTRVKLSTGPELEKVTESGEYKRGTMFEDSESYRIDTFGKIFGITRQALINDDLGAFSSAATKMGQAAAVFEAKFLVQLLESNPTMNDGKAVFHNDHRNLLTASTLNIEGLTSARLAFRKQTGLAGDLVNIAPRFLVVPAELETTAEKLLTEINATKLEDVNPFSRRLELVVEPRLTNATAWYLAADPAQAEGLEYSYLEGFESPYVEYRAGFDVDGVEIKVRLDFGAAFLEHRSWMKNPGTV from the coding sequence ATGACGGACACCATTCTCCACCGCGCATTGCCCGCCGGTTCCACCACACTCGACCTTGAGGCGAGGACAGTCGAAATCATTTTCGCGACCGAGCAGCCGGTAAGGCGGCGGTCTCCCTGGGAAGGGCAGTACGACGAGATCCTAGTTGTCACCGCGGCTGCCATCGACGCCGGTCGCATGGGCAACATGAGTGTACTGGACAGCCACCGCGCAGGCAGCCTTGCCGATCGCTTGGGCAGCGTTGTGCCGCAGAGCTTGAAAATCGCCCGTGGTGAGGCTCGCTGCACCATCCGCCTATCCCGTTCGGAGAAAGCCGAGTTGCTTCTCCAAGACCTCAGGGACGGCCACACGTTGCCGATTTCGGTGGGTTACCGGATCCACGAGGAGAAGCGGACGGAGGCCCCCAGCGGAGGCGTGGCGACGGTTCGGGCCACGAAGTGGGAGCCCTTGGAAATCTCGTTTGTACCAATTCCGGCCGATGCCGGCGCGATGACCCGCGAACTTGAAAATGAAGGAAACACCGACATGACCGATACCCAGACTGCACCGCAGACCCGCGCCGAGCGGAAGCGCGTGACCGAGATCACCAATCTTGCCCGCAGCGCCAAAATCGACTTGGGGGACGAGCTCGTGACCACGGCGATTGCAGAGGGCACGAGCTTGGACGGCTTCCGCGCCGCGATGCTCGATCACCTCATTGCCAAGGAGGAGCAGTCGCCGACTTTCCCGATCTCGGAAACCCGAGGCATGCGCCAGCAGCGGTCCTTTGCCGCCGCCGCAGTCGACGCGCTAATGATCCGCATAGACCACCGCCACAAGCCGGAAACGGACGCTCGCGAACTCGTCGGACTCACAGTGCCGGAGATTGCCCGCCGCTGCATCGAGAACCTTGGCGAATCCACCCATGGCTTGACGCCCGCCAGCCTGGTAACTCGTGCTCTGCATTCGACGTCGGATTTCCCCGAGATAATGTCGAACCTTGCCGGCAAGACCCTTCAGGCAGAGTTCGCGCAGACGCCTGCCGCCCTCAAGGCTGTCTCTCGTCAGTCGAGCGCCCGCGATTTCAAAGCTAAGACCCGCGTGAAGCTTTCCACCGGCCCCGAGCTGGAGAAGGTAACCGAGAGCGGCGAATACAAGCGCGGCACGATGTTCGAGGATTCCGAGAGCTACCGTATCGACACCTTCGGCAAGATCTTCGGAATTACGCGACAGGCGCTGATAAATGACGATCTTGGCGCGTTTTCGTCGGCTGCAACGAAAATGGGGCAGGCAGCCGCCGTCTTCGAAGCCAAGTTTCTTGTGCAGTTGCTTGAGAGCAACCCGACGATGAACGACGGAAAGGCCGTCTTCCACAACGACCATAGGAACTTGCTGACCGCTTCGACCCTCAACATCGAAGGGCTGACGAGTGCCCGCCTTGCCTTTAGGAAGCAGACCGGCCTTGCCGGCGACCTTGTAAACATCGCGCCCCGGTTCCTGGTCGTGCCAGCGGAGCTTGAAACGACGGCCGAAAAGCTGCTGACGGAGATCAATGCCACCAAGCTGGAGGACGTAAACCCCTTCAGCCGACGCCTTGAGCTTGTCGTGGAGCCACGCCTGACCAATGCCACCGCATGGTATCTCGCAGCAGATCCTGCGCAGGCGGAGGGCTTGGAATACAGCTATTTGGAGGGGTTTGAGTCTCCCTATGTTGAGTACCGCGCCGGCTTCGACGTTGACGGTGTGGAAATCAAAGTCCGTCTCGACTTCGGCGCTGCCTTCCTTGAACACCGCTCTTGGATGAAGAACCCGGGTACGGTCTGA